Proteins encoded in a region of the Planctomycetota bacterium genome:
- a CDS encoding iron-containing alcohol dehydrogenase, protein LAHAIEAFTSRLANPATDIHALEAIRLIAACLPRALADGGDRAAREGLLVTAHLAGHAIAGARVGLVHAMSHALTARYGTPHGMANAVLLPHVMRWNAAAPTTDARFARIATALVPGSDHAEPVAAAGLAAADRVAALLAAAGLPASLRALGVPRRAAAECTPAALADLSLLTNPRRPAGPGDVEALYATAWGA, encoded by the coding sequence CCCTCGCGCATGCCATCGAGGCGTTCACGAGCCGGCTGGCCAATCCGGCGACCGACATCCACGCCCTCGAGGCGATCCGGCTGATCGCCGCCTGCCTGCCGCGTGCCCTCGCCGACGGCGGCGACCGCGCCGCCCGCGAAGGCCTCCTCGTCACCGCCCACCTGGCGGGCCATGCGATCGCCGGGGCCCGTGTCGGCCTCGTCCATGCCATGAGCCACGCCCTCACGGCCCGCTACGGCACGCCCCACGGGATGGCCAACGCCGTCCTCCTCCCGCACGTCATGCGTTGGAACGCGGCAGCGCCGACGACGGATGCCCGCTTCGCGCGGATCGCCACGGCCCTCGTCCCCGGCAGCGACCATGCCGAGCCGGTGGCGGCTGCTGGCCTGGCGGCGGCCGATCGTGTCGCGGCGCTCCTGGCAGCGGCCGGCCTGCCAGCGTCGCTCCGCGCGCTCGGCGTGCCACGGCGTGCCGCAGCCGAGTGCACCCCGGCAGCGCTGGCCGACCTGTCGCTGCTCACCAATCCGCGCCGGCCCGCCGGACCGGGCGACGTCGAGGCACTGTATGCGACGGCGTGGGGGGCGTGA